From a region of the Labrus mixtus chromosome 5, fLabMix1.1, whole genome shotgun sequence genome:
- the slc20a2 gene encoding sodium-dependent phosphate transporter 2 isoform X1 produces MDLEPYLWMVILGFVIAFILAFSVGANDVANSFGTAVGSGVVTLKQACILASIFETLGSMLLGAKVGETIRKGIIDVSLYNETVPVLMAGEVSAMVGSAVWQLIASFLKLPVSGTHCIVGATIGFSMVAIGTKGVQWMQLVKIVASWFISPLLSGIMSGLLFMLIRHFILKKDDSVPNGLRALPVFYASTIGINTFSILYTGAPLLGLEMLPVWAIFLITLAESLVCAALVWMLVCPWMRRKIASRLKKEQALSRISDESLDKIPEEEEESPVFKELPGAKGTDEAVLPLTGSSERSTRESSGELANLANGGSVLPNGRAYGRTHSMTNGCLKSPVSNGSFSFDGHMRSDGQVYHTVHKDSGLYKDLLHKIHLGRMDDNDRSGAGQADNNYRLLRRNNSYTCYTAAICGMPVQPLIRTESRDDSEKLVGEGGGRSNSVSYTKKRIRYDSYSSYCNAVAEAEIEAEEGGVEMKLATELEGVEEEGAPAPGPLDELVEEDSEDKDKSEVFLLFHFLQILTACFGSFAHGGNDVSNAIGPLVALWMIYDQGGVMQDAATPVWLLFYGGIGICAGLWVWGRRVIQTMGKDLTPITPSSGFCIEVMSALTVLVASNVGIPISSTHCKVGSVVAVGWIRSQKGVDWRLFRNIFLAWFVTVPVAGLFSAAVMALFVYGILPYV; encoded by the exons ATGGATCTGGAACCGTATCTGTGGATGGTGATTCTTGGCTTCGTCATTGCCTTCATTCTGGCCTTCTCAGTGGGAGCCAACGATGTGGCCAACTCTTTTGGCACAGCAGTGGGGTCCGGAGTGGTCACGCTGAAGCAGGCCTGCATCCTGGCATCCATCTTTGAGACACTGGGCTCCATGCTGCTCGGGGCCAAAGTGGGAGAGACCATTCGAAAGGGCATCATAGATGTCAGCCTGTACAACGAAACGGTGCCTGTCCTCATGGCGGGAGAGGTCAGCGCCATGGTCG GATCAGCAGTCTGGCAGCTAATCGCCTCCTTCCTCAAACTGCCGGTCTCCGGGACTCACTGCATTGTTGGCGCCACCATCGGCTTCTCCATGGTGGCCATCGGCACGAAGGGCGTCCAGTGGATGCAGCTTGTCAAGATTG TGGCATCGTGGTTCATCTCCCCCTTGCTCTCTGGAATTATGTCTGGACTCCTTTTCATGCTCATCAGACACTTCATCCTCAAGAAG GACGACTCTGTCCCCAACGGCCTGCGAGCGCTGCCCGTCTTCTACGCCTCCACCATTGGGATCAACACTTTCTCCATCTTGTACACTGGAGCCCCAT TGCTCGGGTTAGAGATGCTGCCGGTGTGGGCCATCTTTCTCATCACTTTAGCGGAGTCGCTGGTGTGTGCTGCTCTGGTTTGGATGCTCGTCTGTCCCTGGATGAGGAGGAAAATAGCAA GTCGTCTAAAGAAGGAGCAGGCTCTGTCTAGGATCTCTGATGAGAGCCTCGATAAGATacctgaagaggaggaggagagcccCGTCTTCAAGGAGCTACCAGGGGCCAAGGGCACAGATGAGGCTGTGTTACCGCTCACCGGGAGCAGTGAACGCAGCACCCGAGAGTCAAGTGGAGAACTCGCCAACCTAGCTAATGGAGGCAGCGTCCTTCCAAACGGCAGGGCTTATG GCCGGACACACTCGATGACAAATGGCTGCCTCAAGTCCCCGGTCTCCAATGGCAGCTTCAGCTTTGATGGCCACATGCGCAGCGATGGCCAAGTGTACCACACAGTGCACAAGGACTCTGGTCTTTACAAAGACCTACTGCACAAGATCCACCTGGGACGCATGGATGACAACGATCGTTCAGGGGCCGGCCAGGCAGACAACAATTACCGCCTGCTTCGCCGCAACAACAGCTACACCTGCTACACGGCAGCTATTTGCGGCATGCCCGTCCAGCCGCTCATCCGCACAGAGTCACGCGACGACAGTGAAAAGCTGGTAGGAGAGGGAGGCGGCAGGAGCAACAGCGTGTCCTACACCAAGAAGAGGATACGCTACGATAGCTACTCGTCGTACTGTAACGCCGTGGCAGAGGCAGAGATCGAGGCAGAGGAGGGTGGGGTGGAGATGAAGCTGGCCACAGAGCTGGAGGGAGTGGAGGAAGAAGGAGCTCCAGCCCCGGGGCCTCTGGACGAACTGGTCGAGGAGGATAGTGAGGATAAGGATAAGTCTGAGGTGTTCCTGCTTTTCCACTTCCTGCAGATCCTCACCGCATGCTTTGGCTCCTTCGCCCATGGAGGAAACGATGTCAG TAATGCCATCGGGCCCCTGGTGGCGCTGTGGATGATCTACGATCAGGGCGGAGTGATGCAGGATGCTGCCACTCCTGTCTGGCTGCTGTTCTACGGTGGTATAGGCATCTGTGCCGGTCTGTGGGTATGGGGCCGTCGTGTCATTCAGACCATGGGGAAAGACCTAACTCCTATCACCCCTTCAAG CGGATTTTGCATTGAAGTAATGAGTGCCCTAACAGTGCTTGTTGCATCAAATGTGGGCATCCCAATAAGCTCCACCCACTGCAAG GTGGGCTCGGTCGTCGCCGTGGGTTGGATCCGTTCCCAGAAAGGGGTGGACTGGCGCCTCTTCAGGAACATCTTCCTGGCGTGGTTCGTCACGGTGCCAGTGGCCGGCCTGTTCAGTGCCGCCGTCATGGCCCTGTTCGTCTACGGCATCCTGCCCTATGTCTGA
- the slc20a2 gene encoding sodium-dependent phosphate transporter 2 isoform X2: MDLEPYLWMVILGFVIAFILAFSVGANDVANSFGTAVGSGVVTLKQACILASIFETLGSMLLGAKVGETIRKGIIDVSLYNETVPVLMAGEVSAMVGSAVWQLIASFLKLPVSGTHCIVGATIGFSMVAIGTKGVQWMQLVKIVASWFISPLLSGIMSGLLFMLIRHFILKKDDSVPNGLRALPVFYASTIGINTFSILYTGAPLLGLEMLPVWAIFLITLAESLVCAALVWMLVCPWMRRKIASRLKKEQALSRISDESLDKIPEEEEESPVFKELPGAKGTDEAVLPLTGSSERSTRESSGELANLANGGSVLPNGRAYGRTHSMTNGCLKSPVSNGSFSFDGHMRSDGQVYHTVHKDSGLYKDLLHKIHLGRMDDNDRSGAGQADNNYRLLRRNNSYTCYTAAICGMPVQPLIRTESRDDSEKLVGEGGGRSNSVSYTKKRIRYDSYSSYCNAVAEAEIEAEEGGVEMKLATELEGVEEEGAPAPGPLDELVEEDSEDKDKSEVFLLFHFLQILTACFGSFAHGGNDVSNAIGPLVALWMIYDQGGVMQDAATPVWLLFYGGIGICAGLWVWGRRVIQTMGKDLTPITPSSGFTIELASALTVVLASNIGIPVSTTHCKVGSVVAVGWIRSQKGVDWRLFRNIFLAWFVTVPVAGLFSAAVMALFVYGILPYV, translated from the exons ATGGATCTGGAACCGTATCTGTGGATGGTGATTCTTGGCTTCGTCATTGCCTTCATTCTGGCCTTCTCAGTGGGAGCCAACGATGTGGCCAACTCTTTTGGCACAGCAGTGGGGTCCGGAGTGGTCACGCTGAAGCAGGCCTGCATCCTGGCATCCATCTTTGAGACACTGGGCTCCATGCTGCTCGGGGCCAAAGTGGGAGAGACCATTCGAAAGGGCATCATAGATGTCAGCCTGTACAACGAAACGGTGCCTGTCCTCATGGCGGGAGAGGTCAGCGCCATGGTCG GATCAGCAGTCTGGCAGCTAATCGCCTCCTTCCTCAAACTGCCGGTCTCCGGGACTCACTGCATTGTTGGCGCCACCATCGGCTTCTCCATGGTGGCCATCGGCACGAAGGGCGTCCAGTGGATGCAGCTTGTCAAGATTG TGGCATCGTGGTTCATCTCCCCCTTGCTCTCTGGAATTATGTCTGGACTCCTTTTCATGCTCATCAGACACTTCATCCTCAAGAAG GACGACTCTGTCCCCAACGGCCTGCGAGCGCTGCCCGTCTTCTACGCCTCCACCATTGGGATCAACACTTTCTCCATCTTGTACACTGGAGCCCCAT TGCTCGGGTTAGAGATGCTGCCGGTGTGGGCCATCTTTCTCATCACTTTAGCGGAGTCGCTGGTGTGTGCTGCTCTGGTTTGGATGCTCGTCTGTCCCTGGATGAGGAGGAAAATAGCAA GTCGTCTAAAGAAGGAGCAGGCTCTGTCTAGGATCTCTGATGAGAGCCTCGATAAGATacctgaagaggaggaggagagcccCGTCTTCAAGGAGCTACCAGGGGCCAAGGGCACAGATGAGGCTGTGTTACCGCTCACCGGGAGCAGTGAACGCAGCACCCGAGAGTCAAGTGGAGAACTCGCCAACCTAGCTAATGGAGGCAGCGTCCTTCCAAACGGCAGGGCTTATG GCCGGACACACTCGATGACAAATGGCTGCCTCAAGTCCCCGGTCTCCAATGGCAGCTTCAGCTTTGATGGCCACATGCGCAGCGATGGCCAAGTGTACCACACAGTGCACAAGGACTCTGGTCTTTACAAAGACCTACTGCACAAGATCCACCTGGGACGCATGGATGACAACGATCGTTCAGGGGCCGGCCAGGCAGACAACAATTACCGCCTGCTTCGCCGCAACAACAGCTACACCTGCTACACGGCAGCTATTTGCGGCATGCCCGTCCAGCCGCTCATCCGCACAGAGTCACGCGACGACAGTGAAAAGCTGGTAGGAGAGGGAGGCGGCAGGAGCAACAGCGTGTCCTACACCAAGAAGAGGATACGCTACGATAGCTACTCGTCGTACTGTAACGCCGTGGCAGAGGCAGAGATCGAGGCAGAGGAGGGTGGGGTGGAGATGAAGCTGGCCACAGAGCTGGAGGGAGTGGAGGAAGAAGGAGCTCCAGCCCCGGGGCCTCTGGACGAACTGGTCGAGGAGGATAGTGAGGATAAGGATAAGTCTGAGGTGTTCCTGCTTTTCCACTTCCTGCAGATCCTCACCGCATGCTTTGGCTCCTTCGCCCATGGAGGAAACGATGTCAG TAATGCCATCGGGCCCCTGGTGGCGCTGTGGATGATCTACGATCAGGGCGGAGTGATGCAGGATGCTGCCACTCCTGTCTGGCTGCTGTTCTACGGTGGTATAGGCATCTGTGCCGGTCTGTGGGTATGGGGCCGTCGTGTCATTCAGACCATGGGGAAAGACCTAACTCCTATCACCCCTTCAAG TGGATTCACTATTGAACTGGCTTCTGCACTCACTGTCGTGTTGGCTTCCAATATCGGAATCCCTGTCAGTACTACACACTGCAAG GTGGGCTCGGTCGTCGCCGTGGGTTGGATCCGTTCCCAGAAAGGGGTGGACTGGCGCCTCTTCAGGAACATCTTCCTGGCGTGGTTCGTCACGGTGCCAGTGGCCGGCCTGTTCAGTGCCGCCGTCATGGCCCTGTTCGTCTACGGCATCCTGCCCTATGTCTGA